One window from the genome of Gadus morhua chromosome 16, gadMor3.0, whole genome shotgun sequence encodes:
- the smtla gene encoding somatolactin gives MHTLAAVVVLQVCWAAVLWPCPPTHSSPVDCREEQAGSSQCPTISQEKLLDRVIQHTELIYRVSEESCSMFEDMFVPFPVRLQRNQAGNTCITKDFPIPTSKNELQQISDTWLLHSVLMLVQSWIEPLVYLQTTLDRYDDVPDVLLNKTKWMSEKLISLEQGVVVLIRKMLDGAILNSSYNEYSAVQLDVQPEVLESILRDYNVLCCFKKDAHKIETILKLLKCRQIDKYNCALY, from the exons ATGCACACATTAGCAGCAGTAGTAG TACTGCAGGTGTGCTGGGCTGCGGTGCTCTGGCCCTGTCCGCCCACACACAGCTCCCCAGTGGACTGCAGGGAGGAGCAGGCCGGCAGCTCCCAGTGCCCCACCATTTCCCAGGAGAAGCTACTCGACCGGGTCATCCAGCACACAGAGCTCATCTACAGAGTCTCCGAGGAGTCCTGCTCCATGTTT gaggATATGTTTGTGCCGTTCCCCGTGCGTCTGCAGAGGAACCAGGCTGGCAACACCTGCATCACCAAAGACTTCCCCATCCCCACCTCCAAGAATGAACTCCAGCAGATCTCT GACACTTGGTTGCTGCACTCGGTGCTGATGCTGGTGCAGTCGTGGATCGAGCCGCTGGTCTACCTGCAGACCACGCTGGATCGCTACGATGACGTGCCCGACGTGCTGCTCAATAAGACCAAGTGGATGTCGGAAAAGCTGATTAGCCTGGAGCAAGGGGTGGTGGTGCTCATCAGGAAG ATGTTGGACGGGGCGATACTGAACTCGTCCTACAACGAATACAGCGCAGTCCAGCTGGACGTTCAGCCAGAGGTGCTGGAGTCCATTTTGAGGGACTACAACGTTCTCTGCTGCTTCAAGAAGGACGCCCACAAAATAGAGACCATACTCAAACTCCTCAAGTGTCGGCAAATTGACAAATATAACTGTGCCTTGTACTAG